The following nucleotide sequence is from Vibrio sp. VB16.
CAGTCATAGCAATCGTTAATAATGTTTTCATAATCTAGCCTTTTTTAATTTCATCCCCTCATGAGATGTACTCATATTAAACAACCTTAAGTAAAGAGTCCGTCAAGGAAGGTAAAGGTATGTCTATAATTGGTAAAGATAAAGTCGGTATACGAATGCCTATACAAGCTATTAATTGCACTTTTTCTCAATAAAAGTATATTTGAGGTAAACGCAAGCTTATAAATAAAAATAGGCACGTAGACAAAGAGTTAAGGATAAGTAATGGACGGCTATCGAATTAGCACAGAGACACGTGAAATGGATTTCGATGTGATCTATACATTCATTTCTACGAGCTATTGGGCCAAAGGCATCCCGAAAGCAACCATGAAAAAAGCCATTGAAAATGCTTTTTGCTTTGCACTTTTTGATTCCGAGAACAATCAGGTTGGCTTTGCTCGCCTAATTACAGACAAAGCCACTTTTGCTTATCTAGCCGATGTTTTTATTCTGGAAAATCATAGACAAAAAGGACTAAGCAAATGGTTGATTTCGGAAATTATTAACCATCCTCAACTTCAAGGGCTAAGACGAATGATGTTAGCGACCAAAGATGCACACGGCCTCTACCAGCAATTCGGTTTTGAGCCATTGAATAGCCCTGAGATGTTGATGCAGATTCACAAGCCAGACGCATACAAGAACCTGTAGAACTCGACCTGTTAAAAGTAAACCGTCGCTAGAGAGAACTATCCATGGATAAGAAAAAGATTATTGTGCGTCATAGTGAGGCAAAAGATGCACAAGGTATTACGCAAGTTTACCAATGTGAAAATGCCTACTCAAACACCTTACAGCTCCCTTTTCCTGACGGTGCTGTGTGGGAATCGAGAATCGCTAATAAACCGGATAATATTTACAGCTTTGTTGCTGAGATCGATGGCGAAATAGTCGGTAACCTCGGGTTCGAGATTTTTGCTAATTTAAGACGCCGACATGCTGGCTCTTTTGGTATGGGGGTGAAAGATGAACAACAAGGCAAAGGTATTGGCACTGCTCTTATATCAGCCATGATTGAATTAGCCGACAACTGGTTAAATCTAAAAAGACTAGAGCTTACCGTCTTTATCGACAATGCATCTGCCATTGCACTATATAAAAAATTTGGCTTTGTCATTGAGGGTGAGTCAAAAGATTATGCGTTTAGAAAGGGCGAATTTGTCAGCGTCTATCATATGGCAAGAATTAGAACGTAAAATATTGAATTAGAATGGTGCAAGGAACACTCTAAACATGGCCAAAATCTACTTTATCTGTGGTTTCATCGGTTCAGGTAAAACTACTTATGCAAAACAATTGGCAAATACCCACTCGGCATTCCGTTTTTCTATCGACGAATGGATGATACCGTTATTCGGTGAACACATGCCTAGAGAGTTATTCGATGAGCGTATGGACACATTAACCGAGCTCTTTAAATCGTCAGCAATACAGATGATGCAACTGAACACCTCGGTTATATTTGACTTTGGCTTTTGGAACCAATTAGAACGAACAAAAATAACCCAATGGGCACAGTCTCATGGATTCGATTTTGAGTTAATTTATTTAGATTCTAGTTTCGAAATTTGTAGCCAAAGAGCCTATAAACGCAATGCAGACCGCTTAGAAAAAGCCTACGAAATGACACCTGAAATGCTCCAGATGTTCTGGCAATGGTTTGAAGTTCCAACACCACATGAAAAAGTTACGTACGTTAAATCATCCAATAACTAGCTTAAGATAAGGATCATGGACATTAAGGGTGGCCTAATAAAGCATAACTCACGCTATCTAAAAGGGTTAAGACGATACGAAATCGCCAATTTCAGTTTTAAGGAAAGCGGAGACAAAAGTGCAATAGGATAACGCTTTTGATCGGCACTATTGGTTTTCTTGTTGGATGCTCAAAGCAGCAAATGTATGACTCCATTCACGCGCAACAAAAAAGCACTTGTAGCCGTCAGAGCAGTGCGGTCTACCAAAGGTGCCTAGACAGCTTAAGTAAACCATATAAAGAATATGAGTATGAAAGAATCGAGCGTATAAAGACTAATTAACCAATAGACTTAACGTGCTTCACTCAATACTCGTTTGCCACTGCTTTCCCAATGTGTGATAAATGCGACTGCTGCAATAATAATCGCAGCGCCTAGCCATAACCGACCTGGTGGAACCCAACCAAAAACCATCCATCCTAACAGTACATTCAGTGGCAGCTTTGCATTGTCGAAAGGTTGGACAAATGATGCATCTGCCACCGCATAGGCTTTTACAATCGCCCACTGTGCCAACGCGGTCATAGCGCCAGCACCAAGTAAAAAGACCCAGGTAATTGACGTTGTGGGCATCGTCCAATCTGGTAACGCTAAAAGCAGATTAAAGGGCGTAATAAACAACAGAAGGTAAACCACCATTGTCGATGGAGAATCGTCAGAAGAGAGCTTTTTCACCATCAACGAATAACATGCCCAAAAAAATGCAGCACCGATAGGCAATAAAGAAGCAATATTGAAATTGTCCCCCCAAGGTTCCAAAATAATCATGGCGCCGACAAAGCCTGCTAAGGTCGCTCCCCAACGGGCAAACCCTACTTTTTCTTTAAGAAATAAACCTGAACCAATCGTAGCGAAAAGCGGTGATGTCATTAAGAGAGCGATGCCTTGCCAAATCGGAACAGGATAAGCTAACGCCCACATCCATAATTGAATACCGATAACAGACAACAACACCCTGAAGATATGCATCTTCAAATTCATTGTTGTTAACGATTTTTTTATACCGAGTGTCTTTAGGTAGGGGAGAATGACGACAAGCGCAACACCATATTGAATCAAAGCAACAGAGGTAGACGGAAGCGAGAAATTGATACTAACATATTGAGCGAGGCTATTAACTACAGCAAAGGCTAAGCCAGCGGTTAACATCCAGCTAGCACCTTGGATTGGAGAATGAGGCGACATATAAAATTACTATCTAATATTGAGTTGACCAATAATAAGTCAATTGTCTAAAAACCGCCATCGAAACCGTTGTTATGCGGCCTCTACATTCACCATTTTTCTTTTAACGATGTCATTACACGCTTGGTGCACGGTAGTCAGATCTTTCAAGTAAATCCGAGCGGCCGGATCTATTTTTTGCCCATCTATCTTAATTAACACTTTCTGAAATTCATTTGAGCAATGAGAGATGGTATTCAAATTTTCAATTCGATTGGCAATTCGATAAAGTTTGAGTAGGTTGCTTAATTTATGGCTTAGCATCGACGTTCTCCACGCCATTCTCAAATTCCATGTCCTGAGAGATAGCAAAATGTACAGAAAATTATGTTGCGACCATATCCATAGAAGCAGTTATTATTCTAGAGTACTGTTAAAACTGTTTGATTTTATCAAAAAACACACACCCGTATGGCGTACTAATACTCAATATCCTCTACTCATGGTCTGAATGCATTAATATTCTAAAATCAAGCTGTATTTACGCAACGAAGATCACGTAAATAATATGTATCCCCGTGTTTTGTGCATGATTATTTGATCAATATCACTCTAAATTTACGTCTATAGAAAAATACGAGCTCGATACGAAATCATGGTGTAACGAAGAAAGGCGCAAGTTTTGCGAATTTAAAGGGGCTACTTAGTTTACGTTTTAAAATTGGAGTAGCTCAAAGCACCTAAATGAGCCAATTAAGAAGATAAGCACTCATGTCTGGTTAAAATCAAAAACTGTGATAACTTTACATTGATTACGAACCAAAGTTATTTACCTTACGATAAAGGTCATAACAGGGAGATTAAATGAATAAACATTGGTTAATGTTAGGTCTACTATCGACAGTTGGTTATGCAAATACAATTTCTACTCCTGGTAAAGCCATCATTGTGGGGAGTAGTAACAATGCAATAGCTAAACGAGTCTGCTATTACCAAGACAAAGCATACTCGCTTGGTGCGGTTTTGCAGGTTGGAGAAAACGACATGATATGTAGTGAAGAAAACGCTCGTGAATCAAATGGGCCATTAAGATGGTTTCCATTGGGTCAAGAGCGTTCAGAGATCTCAAATAAACCTAGTTACAAAGTAGATTAAGCCGCACTTTCATCGTACTGTTGCTCTAAAGTAGCGGCTCTCTGCGCGGCAGGCATTTCATTTAACGCAGCAAGATATTCTGACAGCTTAGGATAGTCACCAAGGAAACCTAATCCCGCCGCCATTTCTACAATAAATGACATTAATATATCTGCAGCCGTAAATTGGTCGCCAACTAACCAAGTATTATGAGATAAGTGCGTATCCATATAACCCAGAATGAGTTTAATCTCATTTTGACTATAATCAGAAACAAACCGTGTTTCTGAACCATCAACTTTCAAGAAATAATGCATTAACAGAGGCAACGCTGCCGAACTCTCTGCAAAATGCAGCCATTGCAAATAAAGCGGGTATTCTTCGGATCCATGAGCAGGAACCAATGTTTCGCTTGCGAAGCGTTGTGCTAAATATTCCGTGATGGCTCCTGATTCAGCCAAGACCTTACCGTCTTCTTCGATCACCGGAGATTTACCCAGAGGGTGCACCGCACGCAGTTCAGGTGGCGCAAGTTGAGTGACTGTATCTCTTTGATACGCCTTGATTTCATAAGGTACTTTTAGTTCTTCTAATAGCCATATAATTCTTTTTGAACGTGATCTAACTAAGTGGTGTAAAGTAATCATGGAATCCTCGGTATTTCTTTATGTTTTATTTTATATGCATATTGTCCACTATTAATAATGTAGTCAAGCTCAACTCCACACTTTTGGTAACTTCAGATCAAAATCATTTTATCGAAACATACTATTAATATTTTATTAACATATTGTTTTTAAAGAATTAAAATCACCTGACCAAACTCATTTCGTAAGCGACAAGTCATTATTGTAATTTAATTACCAACTAAAGGTTGACGTAGGTCACATAAATGCCGATAATGTGACCGTCATCTGATAATCAATAACAAGGAAAACGACATGAGCTCAATATTAACTTCACAAATCGAAGCACCAAAAGTAAGCAACAAAATAGTATCTGTATTACATGAGATTGCAGCTATTTTCACTATGTTTGCTGTGACTTCTACCATTGT
It contains:
- a CDS encoding GNAT family N-acetyltransferase encodes the protein MDGYRISTETREMDFDVIYTFISTSYWAKGIPKATMKKAIENAFCFALFDSENNQVGFARLITDKATFAYLADVFILENHRQKGLSKWLISEIINHPQLQGLRRMMLATKDAHGLYQQFGFEPLNSPEMLMQIHKPDAYKNL
- a CDS encoding GNAT family N-acetyltransferase — protein: MDKKKIIVRHSEAKDAQGITQVYQCENAYSNTLQLPFPDGAVWESRIANKPDNIYSFVAEIDGEIVGNLGFEIFANLRRRHAGSFGMGVKDEQQGKGIGTALISAMIELADNWLNLKRLELTVFIDNASAIALYKKFGFVIEGESKDYAFRKGEFVSVYHMARIRT
- a CDS encoding AAA family ATPase, translated to MAKIYFICGFIGSGKTTYAKQLANTHSAFRFSIDEWMIPLFGEHMPRELFDERMDTLTELFKSSAIQMMQLNTSVIFDFGFWNQLERTKITQWAQSHGFDFELIYLDSSFEICSQRAYKRNADRLEKAYEMTPEMLQMFWQWFEVPTPHEKVTYVKSSNN
- a CDS encoding DMT family transporter, which encodes MSPHSPIQGASWMLTAGLAFAVVNSLAQYVSINFSLPSTSVALIQYGVALVVILPYLKTLGIKKSLTTMNLKMHIFRVLLSVIGIQLWMWALAYPVPIWQGIALLMTSPLFATIGSGLFLKEKVGFARWGATLAGFVGAMIILEPWGDNFNIASLLPIGAAFFWACYSLMVKKLSSDDSPSTMVVYLLLFITPFNLLLALPDWTMPTTSITWVFLLGAGAMTALAQWAIVKAYAVADASFVQPFDNAKLPLNVLLGWMVFGWVPPGRLWLGAAIIIAAVAFITHWESSGKRVLSEAR
- a CDS encoding DUF1496 domain-containing protein; this encodes MNKHWLMLGLLSTVGYANTISTPGKAIIVGSSNNAIAKRVCYYQDKAYSLGAVLQVGENDMICSEENARESNGPLRWFPLGQERSEISNKPSYKVD
- a CDS encoding glutathione S-transferase family protein, with translation MITLHHLVRSRSKRIIWLLEELKVPYEIKAYQRDTVTQLAPPELRAVHPLGKSPVIEEDGKVLAESGAITEYLAQRFASETLVPAHGSEEYPLYLQWLHFAESSAALPLLMHYFLKVDGSETRFVSDYSQNEIKLILGYMDTHLSHNTWLVGDQFTAADILMSFIVEMAAGLGFLGDYPKLSEYLAALNEMPAAQRAATLEQQYDESAA